The genomic segment ATCAATATAGAATTTAACCCATAGTTTGAGGACGTCTATGCAATTGACTCAAaatcttttcaatttcaaaaaatgAGCGGCCCTTTTTTTGTCTCCGTTTCAAGCTAAAGCAAAAGCTCAAGCTCAAGCAGCGTAGTCTTCTACTGTATCATTGATTATCACTGCGAATCCTAAATCCAGAGCTATGAATTCATCTTTTTGTCtatttttgagtgattaaatCGTTTTCTTTTGTTGTAATTTTATCTTCCACGTTTCAACAATGTCGAGAGACGTTTCCAGCTTTGGTTTCATCTCTAAAAACGCAAACGAGAACGATTTCGAGATCTCCTCGAGTTCGGCTCATTTCCCTCCTCCAAGAACTCCGCTCAACTCAATTCCAGATCCATCACAATACCAGAAAGAATCGCGGAATCAAGACGAACAGGATGTTGTCGATTCCAAAGACAAATCGGAATCTCTCAGAGCACTTCATAAAACCCCGACGGTTACAAATCGCCATGGGAAGTTACATTCAGAGTCCAAATCTGCTCAAAGCACCCCTTCAAGGACTGCTCCCCGGTTTTCGCTTGGCGGCGGCGCTGGACCTTGTTTTATCAGTAAAGTTACTCAAGGTTTCGGAGGAAGATGTGGATTGAGCTCCGCTTCTTCTTCAAGGGTTCCGAGAAGGGTTTCGATGATCGATGGCACCAATTTCTCGGTCGAAGCTCCACATTTCGAGCTCGTTGAGGATCCTTCCTTTTGGAGAGATCGGAATGTGCAGGTATTTGTGCATGCATCTAATTGTTGTTTAATTTGGGAATAGTACAATTACTATTTCCATTTGTTTAGTCATGTTGAGTTGTTGAGTCTCAGGTGCTGATAAGAATTCGGCCACTGAGTACGATGGAGAGGGTTTCACAAGGGCACGGTCGGTGTTTGAAGCAAGAGAGCGCTCAAACTTTACTGTGGCTTGGACATGCCGAGACCAGATTTACCTTTGACCATGTAGCTTGCGAGACCATATCGCAGGTTCCATTTTAACATAAGAACTAGTAATCTCGTTTTGCTATTTAGAAGGAGAATTATGTATAATTTGCATGCAGAGTTATGTGGATATTTTCTTGAATTTGGTGTAGGAAAAGCTGTTCAGAGTAGTTGGAGTGCCCATGGTGGAGAATTGCATGTCTGGGTATAATAGCTGTATGTTCGCTTATGGTCAGGTaagttactattattttatttaaagatttttCATAAAGTAATTGGCATTGGGGATGAATGAAAATTGGGATTTCTATTGTGCATGCTGAAAACTTTTACCTGCAGACTGGTAGTGGCAAAACATATACTATGATGGGTGACATATATGAGGTGGAAAGTCAGCTCAGTGAAGATTGTGGACTAACTCCTCGTATATTCGAATATTTATTTTCAAGGATTAGAATGGTGAGAATGTTATTCCTGATTCTGTtaaaattactttctttttatacTTTTGTAGGAAATGTTTGTTGAGATTTGTATTTGTAGGAAGAAGAGAGCAGGAAGGATGAGAAATTGAGGTTCAGTTGCAAATGTTCCTTTCTAGAAATATATAATGAGCAAATAACGGATCTTCTGGACCCTTCATCAACTAATCTGCAAGTAATTGAAATATTTTCTTCTTGATTCATGTTTGTAATCCATATACATTACACCATAATAGATCATAAAACTGATTTCCCTGCTGTAGCTCAGAGAAGACTTGAAGAAAGGCGTATATGTGGAAAATCTTATGGAGTATAATGTGCGGAATGTTGATGATGTTCTCAAGCTTCTATTGCaggtaataaatatataatgGAAAATTGTACTTCTTTGCTATTTACCTTATATAGAGATTAGGACTGTGAAAATAATTGctcctattttttattttcctacaTACAGGGTTCTTCAAACAGAAGAATGGCAGCAACCAATATGAACAGTGAGAGCAGCCGATCCCATAGTGTTTTCACTTGTATCATCGAAAGCCATTGGGAGAAAGATTCTATGACACACTTCAGATTTGCAAGGTTAAATTTAGTGGATTTAGCTGGCTCTGAAAGGTAACATGCTCATggaatcatttttttttcaataaagttGTTTTGAATACCAAGATAATTGGCTTGAAAATTTAGGCAAAAGAGCTCCGGTGCAGAAGGAGATCGTCTGAAAGAAGCAGCAAACATAAACAAATCTTTGTCAACTCTTGGGTAATTAACCTCAGTTCTTTTACTCAGTATAGTTGCTCTGAAGATGTTGCAGCTTCCTAACTTGTTTGTTGCAACATATTCCCTGCAATGCAATGTTATCTTTTCTACGCTTTATTTCATTCTTAGTCATTTTGGTCAGTGCGAAAAGGCATCACATTATGTGGTTCTTCTACTGCCTCTGAGGCAGCTTTAAACTAGCTTTCATGGGGACTCTTTTTGATATGGTTCTTAGGCCAGATCTTTTCAACTGCCACTCATGGATGTCTTTATACAATATAATCCCACGAAAATTATTCTGCACACTGATGTTCTTGGTGATTGAAAGCACAGTGGTattcaaaaaacataaaactACAATTTCCATTAGGGGACGATTCAGATTTTCACTGGTTAGCATATTCTTGACATTAGTTTTGATTGCCGAATTACCTTAAATGTATGGTAGACAGCAAGGAAGCAGTTAAGCTTCTCTCAAACACAAATTTTTACTTTTGGACAGTTGATCAATGAGTTTTCCCCAACCACCTTCTGGATTTGATCTTGACAGCAATAGTATATGTTGTATGAACGCCTAATTTTAGTATAAGATGGTTGCTTATCATGAACAAATCATATGTTCAAACTAAATCCAGAAggggttattttattttatgttttgatgTATTCTAAACAGAAGGTGTGTCTGCAATGTATTTACTTCATGGTCTGCTGTTTTCACCTTTTTAGCCTTGTAATAATGTCTCTGGTGGATCTGGCACATGGGAAACATAGACATGTTCCGTACAGAGATTCTCGGCTAACATTTCTGCTTCAGGTTAGATAATGAAAGCTCTCAATTGAGACAATTTCATTGTCTTGGTACCTTGCTTAAAGGTTTCACCTAACCATGATATGTAATGCAGGATTCCCTAGGTGGAAACTCAAAAACAACAATGATAGCAAATGTCAGCCCATCCATTTGGTCTGTTTAACAATTCATTTTTCTTTGTGATATCATAAAACTTTTGTTGTTCAGCTTCTTATgtgacttggttttttttttgtttcgcgCAGTGCTGCAAATGAAACTCTAAGCACACTGAAGTTTGCTCAGCGAGCCAAGCTTATTCAGAATAATGTATGTACTTTATATGCTTTCAACTAAAGAAATCAAAATTCCTCATATCTATTCATGTCTATCATGTAAAGTTACAAATTGTTGATGTTCttattaacctttttattttttccaggCTAAAGTGAATGAAGATGCTTCTGGTGATGTTAATGCACTGCAGCAACAAATCGAACAACTAAAGGTATGGACTAGCCGCAGTTTGTGTCTTCCTCAATGCTCTAAAATTGTGAACCTGAATCGTTTACCATCTCAATAGGGCCAGTTGTCCTCCTTGTTGAAGCATCATAACTTCCCAAACTCTCCAAATAGCTGTGTGCCAAGTTATGAAGAACTGAAAATAGGAGACTACTCGAGGAAAAATGAATACACTAGCGAAAAGGTTGCAGATTTTAAGATACAAAACATCAACAGTAACAAGGTCACTTTTTATGGccattttattaacttatatttGTGAGGGTAATATGAGAATTTGGTAGTTAATAATTGCTAATAAAGTCTAGCAGATGAGACGCATGGAGGCTACTTTAGCTGGTTCCTTCAGGAGAGAAAAGATGGCAGAAACTGCAAACCAGAAATTAGAAGCAGAAATTGAGCAAATGAACCGCTTGGTATGTCTAAGGATCAATTCTTAATTCTTTATATGGGATGGATTTCAAGAATTCTTTTATCAGTTCTGGTAAAGCAGTAACAATAAGAACTGTTTATATGGGGTTACTGAACTCTCAAGTCGTTTCCGACAGGTTTGCCAAAAGGAAGAAGATGTTCAGCGTACTAAAATGATGCTTAGGTTTCGGGAGGAGAAGATAAAAAATCTTGAATCGTTGGCAACTGGTCTAGTATCAACTGAGGAGTATCTCATGGAGGAAAATCAAGCTTTGAAGGCAGAAATTCAATTGCTTCGGACAAAGATTGACAGAAATCCAGAATTGACACGTTTTGCTTTAGAGAATATTAGACTTATTGAACAGCTGCAAATGTAAACCTCTTATTGTCATTCTGTCCCCTCTCTTTATTCCAGTGACTGACTTTACATATTTTTATGccagatttcaaaatttttatgagCAAGGAGAGCGAGAAACATTGCTGGGTGAAATTTCAGAACTGCGGGACCAGGTTTGGGCAgtgtaattttattgaaaatttgattttgggcTGTTGAAAGCAGACTGAAACTTTTTCTCGACATGCAGCTTCAGGAAGTTCTTGAAGGAAAGAACAGATTCTCCTCTAGATATGAGAATCAGGTTGGAATGCACtatcatattatttatgttatgaatTGTATTACTGATCTGTGCTTTATCTTTTATAATTCCAAAATGATGATGCATGAATCACAGGATGGGAACACTGTGAAGGAGTTGGAAGATTGCAGGAATATGAATTCCAAGTTGATGaggtatttaataaattaattcacTTTATCCTAGGTGTTGCTTTTTGGTTTGCAGTGCATGTGTGGGATTTTATTTTCTACTTGGCTCCTACTGGATTGAAAATGAAGCCTTTGGCAGCAACACTAATTTTATGTTCAtgatatttgaaaatgaaaaggttgaaaaggaaaggaaacaaATTACTTGTGGTTTTATCAGTTTTCCTGAGCTTGTGCAAATGGTACTCTTTTTAATGACTATTTGGGCGTATGAGTTGTATCAGCCCTTTATATGATTTATGCAAGGTGGACCAGTCGCCTCAACTTGTATCTACAGTTTTCACAGTGTTCTTTCTCTTCTATTTACTCTTTCTTATGAATTGAGTGGTGGCCTAAAATATGGCTTCTATTTGTCTTTTCTTTGAAGAAGTATTTCCTACTCTGTTGCATGGAATCTCATTAAAGGTTTTTGTCTTCAGAGAAGTAGAAGAGTTACAAATGGAACTGAGTAAATACTTGAACTGTAGTCATGGAGCATTTGATTCTGTAAGAACACCTATGAACTAGTGAATGAAGGGTTGAGATAGGTTAATCTATGTCCTAAGGTAGCTTATACAAGTTCCATCCTTTATAGGTTGGTGGTTTTCCCTCCAAGGATCACAAGGAATGCAGGCAAACAGATAAATGTTCATTGGTAAGAAAAATCCAGTTTTCTATTGCtccatgttaatttattaatggtATATTTTGTTGCAAAATAGGTATCTTGCTATTGTATTTAGGTTCTGTTTCCTTCAGAGCTTAAGGTTATTCATACTGGTAGATGCATTAAAGAGAAAGGCCACAATAAGTTTTGTGTAAAGGAAAATCTATGCTCAGATGTAGAAGCATACACCAACATGAACAACAGAAGCATATAGATATGtattataagtaaaaaaaaattttaacatttaatctttcttttcaaATTGAAACTATCTTACAGGTTGAAACTATATCAGTCCATAGTGACTCTGGAGACGAGGTAGCATCCTGTTCACGGGAGAATGATGTGGCATTAGAAAATCAAAATGAGCAGAGTGTAAGTGTTGCTTCAGTTATGGAGCATAGTGCCACTCAAAAGGAGTTAATAGAAGGAAGATTGTTACTTAAGGAAATGGAAGCTGAGCATATCCATCTATTTAATGAGCTGCAGCATCTCCAGGAAAAGAACAGAAGATACATGGAAATGATAAGCAATGAAGGCAAGCTGGAAAGTGAATCTGTTCATAAACTTAAAATTCATTGCCTTGAGCAAGATCACTTAGCATCTAAAAAGGAAGGCCAGATCATGGAGAGTGAACTAATTAATGTAAAGGGTTTACATGACAAGTTGGATATATTGACTAAAGACCTggagaatgccaaattacttaatTGTCAATATCAACAGGTTCAAGCATCACAATTATCTTGTCAGCATGAAGCTGATTTAGTCCGTGAACAGGTTGAAATGGAAGCAGCTAGGACAATCCTTCATTTGCAGGAAGAGGTTGCTGCACTTCAGTCAGAACTTAATGAGAAACTAGCTTCCATTACTCAAGAAAATATAAGGCTAAGAGATACTATCACAGCTAAAGAGGAAGAAATGAAGTCAATTTGTGCCGATTGGGAAAGGGCAACTCTAGAACTCACTAGCTTCCTTCTAGATGGTTCTAAATCCCTCAAAGATGCCTCTCGGCTGGTAGAAAACATTTCTTGTTCATTTCCTCAAGTTAATGTTTGGGTTGGTGAAAATGTTGAGAGGGCTGCAAGAGTTTGcattgaaaaagaagaaagaattctACTTCTGCAGAGAAGCTTGGAAGACGCACAGAGAATGATAGTGGAAATGGAGATGAAGTTAAGTTCCTTGAAGGGAGCAACAATTGCTTTTAATGAGTTTCAGGATTCAGGTACTGATGTGGAAACAGATGAGGCAGCCCGTTTAAGCATCTTATTTAACGACGAGACAGATTTGCAAAAAGTTCTAGCAAATGAACTCAAAGTTAAGGAGGATCAGCTTATCATGGCGGAAAAAAGGGCTAATGCTGCTTTCTTGATTGCAAAATGGCTTGTAGATTGCGACAAGGTTGCTTATGGAGATCATGCTGAGATGGACATTCCAGTAGCCACTTCTGAGGGAATGCAAAGCGATGTAATGGCAGGAATGATGGCTCATATGAAGTTTCTAACAACAGATAATCTTAAGGCTCAAGTAGAGTTGGCGAAGTTAGTAATATTGGAGTCTGAGAATGTTATCAATAAATCTTATGAAGATGCAGAAGCCCATTTATCCACCCTCAAAACAGACATTTCTGAAACTTGTTCAGTTTTTAAGGAGTCACTTCAGGATTTGCAGAGAGAAATTCTTGATATAAAAGAGAACTGTAAAGGTTTTCAGACTTCTAGAACCGGATTGCAATCAGTGGCAGCAGCTAAGTCTTTGAAGTGTCACCTTCTGCAtcaaataaaatgtgaaattgctGAGGCAAATCAAAGTCTTAAATCAATTAAAGATTGCATTAAAACAAAAGCTAGTATGCCTGTCCACCTGCCAAATGACGAAGATGCGATTGAAAAGGCCAGTTGGAGTTCTCTTTCTTTAACATCAAGCTCTGATTATTCAATAGAAAGTATTGCTTCTGGAAACAATTTGATTGGATCACACTGTTCTGTGAACATGACTGAGGTGGTGGATGATACAAAACTTGAAGAAGTCTCACCTCAATCTGATTCAGGATTCTCAGAAAGTTCAGGCACATTTGGCCTAAGAAACGAGTTGTGGATGCAATTGGATGTTTTCCATAAATTATATGTTTGGTTAACAACAATCCTCAATGAGAGTGAAATTGGAGAACATTCTCATACTGAAGGTACAAATTTATCTGGATTTTATGTATGTAAAAGAAAAAacttaatgaaataaatatatacctGAATTTAAACTAACAAACTTAATGATGGCAGAGCTTCCTTCCTTGGGGTTGACAATGGAGATTTATGATGCAGCATCCCAGAATAATATAGAGGTCTGCTTTACTAAACATTTCTTTTGTTCCAATGGGAAAACTGGGGCATACGAAATGTCTTCATATGATAACTAAACATTATACTTTTTAGAACACGTgaaaattttatctttaattttaggCAATGTTTTCTGATATGCAGGCACTTCCCGATGATGCTAGTCCTGCCAAaagtttctttaaaaaatttgagGAAGCCCATACTACCATGAAGGAAGCTGATTATGCATTAAAAGCACTGCTGAAAGCAAATGAAAATGCACAAGTTTTGAATAATATATGGAGGCAAGCGAGTGAAGAATTGATGGTAGAGAAATCAAACTTGATTGATGAACTTGAAAAGCTCAGATACTCGATCAGTTTGAA from the Gossypium hirsutum isolate 1008001.06 chromosome D09, Gossypium_hirsutum_v2.1, whole genome shotgun sequence genome contains:
- the LOC107891939 gene encoding kinesin-like protein KIN-12E isoform X1; protein product: MSRDVSSFGFISKNANENDFEISSSSAHFPPPRTPLNSIPDPSQYQKESRNQDEQDVVDSKDKSESLRALHKTPTVTNRHGKLHSESKSAQSTPSRTAPRFSLGGGAGPCFISKVTQGFGGRCGLSSASSSRVPRRVSMIDGTNFSVEAPHFELVEDPSFWRDRNVQVLIRIRPLSTMERVSQGHGRCLKQESAQTLLWLGHAETRFTFDHVACETISQEKLFRVVGVPMVENCMSGYNSCMFAYGQTGSGKTYTMMGDIYEVESQLSEDCGLTPRIFEYLFSRIRMEEESRKDEKLRFSCKCSFLEIYNEQITDLLDPSSTNLQLREDLKKGVYVENLMEYNVRNVDDVLKLLLQGSSNRRMAATNMNSESSRSHSVFTCIIESHWEKDSMTHFRFARLNLVDLAGSERQKSSGAEGDRLKEAANINKSLSTLGLVIMSLVDLAHGKHRHVPYRDSRLTFLLQDSLGGNSKTTMIANVSPSICAANETLSTLKFAQRAKLIQNNAKVNEDASGDVNALQQQIEQLKGQLSSLLKHHNFPNSPNSCVPSYEELKIGDYSRKNEYTSEKVADFKIQNINSNKMRRMEATLAGSFRREKMAETANQKLEAEIEQMNRLVCQKEEDVQRTKMMLRFREEKIKNLESLATGLVSTEEYLMEENQALKAEIQLLRTKIDRNPELTRFALENIRLIEQLQIFQNFYEQGERETLLGEISELRDQLQEVLEGKNRFSSRYENQDGNTVKELEDCRNMNSKLMREVEELQMELSKYLNCSHGAFDSVGGFPSKDHKECRQTDKCSLVETISVHSDSGDEVASCSRENDVALENQNEQSVSVASVMEHSATQKELIEGRLLLKEMEAEHIHLFNELQHLQEKNRRYMEMISNEGKLESESVHKLKIHCLEQDHLASKKEGQIMESELINVKGLHDKLDILTKDLENAKLLNCQYQQVQASQLSCQHEADLVREQVEMEAARTILHLQEEVAALQSELNEKLASITQENIRLRDTITAKEEEMKSICADWERATLELTSFLLDGSKSLKDASRLVENISCSFPQVNVWVGENVERAARVCIEKEERILLLQRSLEDAQRMIVEMEMKLSSLKGATIAFNEFQDSGTDVETDEAARLSILFNDETDLQKVLANELKVKEDQLIMAEKRANAAFLIAKWLVDCDKVAYGDHAEMDIPVATSEGMQSDVMAGMMAHMKFLTTDNLKAQVELAKLVILESENVINKSYEDAEAHLSTLKTDISETCSVFKESLQDLQREILDIKENCKGFQTSRTGLQSVAAAKSLKCHLLHQIKCEIAEANQSLKSIKDCIKTKASMPVHLPNDEDAIEKASWSSLSLTSSSDYSIESIASGNNLIGSHCSVNMTEVVDDTKLEEVSPQSDSGFSESSGTFGLRNELWMQLDVFHKLYVWLTTILNESEIGEHSHTEELPSLGLTMEIYDAASQNNIEALPDDASPAKSFFKKFEEAHTTMKEADYALKALLKANENAQVLNNIWRQASEELMVEKSNLIDELEKLRYSISLKERENELLQDQIHYTLVETADSISLLEGCFKQMQRQIEDKFKVLYSDALSMSQEMLFTICNSRSSLEDICSEVIKKELSLFVLYHCHFGDFVPKTLNLSSELYSHPLQRPELHSAINTLVKSPSISQGENVDHPKKSTEGEDGRKQLKNLEDQDQDLSQNDLIYENFSLKKELKRKEDLLEGLLFDLHLLQESASNSQEIKDESEKLMLGLKEVCLQLEIKTNQVDDLLVQHSKLENRLSDAENALEQAKQTIDSLLDENAEMRMLLEDLYHKKSEAEEGLEEQKEVVKELEKEILHLNYSLEKDLLSSIKGIEEDLRKVTSDRDELREEIFSLNDQLEMVRALADENEAIAVEARQESEASKIYAEQKEEEVKILEHSVEELESTVNVLEKKVYELDEEVERHRFIRISLEHELQFLRDRLSKVDSFVDVVHSVNSNVEQTEDLFPRQMHDKLLQLHEAHDQIRILEREKEELSIEIKQCKEYISEIVLHSEAQASQYQLKYKTLEAMIRELKTDLPTSTSTVPISDKNEKTSTRSRGSSSPFRCISSLVQQMNSEKDQELSNARLRIEELEALSASRQKEIYMLNTRLAAAESMTHDVIRDLLGVKLDMTNYANLIDQHQVQKLLKEANQQAEEFLAKEQEILNLRKQVTDLVEEKESCLHEINKKDADILTAQLTLEQLQQRDQLLSAQNEMLKMDKSNLIKKVAELDELITTSSKEKQINQALQIKENGSLNLGSVNLNNKRLPHSERLVSLMNNEMGQFRKTNGRLQHHDKTCGSSQGFDAKYRENSTERERFM
- the LOC107891939 gene encoding kinesin-like protein KIN-12E isoform X2 — encoded protein: MEYNVRNVDDVLKLLLQGSSNRRMAATNMNSESSRSHSVFTCIIESHWEKDSMTHFRFARLNLVDLAGSERQKSSGAEGDRLKEAANINKSLSTLGLVIMSLVDLAHGKHRHVPYRDSRLTFLLQDSLGGNSKTTMIANVSPSICAANETLSTLKFAQRAKLIQNNAKVNEDASGDVNALQQQIEQLKGQLSSLLKHHNFPNSPNSCVPSYEELKIGDYSRKNEYTSEKVADFKIQNINSNKMRRMEATLAGSFRREKMAETANQKLEAEIEQMNRLVCQKEEDVQRTKMMLRFREEKIKNLESLATGLVSTEEYLMEENQALKAEIQLLRTKIDRNPELTRFALENIRLIEQLQIFQNFYEQGERETLLGEISELRDQLQEVLEGKNRFSSRYENQDGNTVKELEDCRNMNSKLMREVEELQMELSKYLNCSHGAFDSVGGFPSKDHKECRQTDKCSLVETISVHSDSGDEVASCSRENDVALENQNEQSVSVASVMEHSATQKELIEGRLLLKEMEAEHIHLFNELQHLQEKNRRYMEMISNEGKLESESVHKLKIHCLEQDHLASKKEGQIMESELINVKGLHDKLDILTKDLENAKLLNCQYQQVQASQLSCQHEADLVREQVEMEAARTILHLQEEVAALQSELNEKLASITQENIRLRDTITAKEEEMKSICADWERATLELTSFLLDGSKSLKDASRLVENISCSFPQVNVWVGENVERAARVCIEKEERILLLQRSLEDAQRMIVEMEMKLSSLKGATIAFNEFQDSGTDVETDEAARLSILFNDETDLQKVLANELKVKEDQLIMAEKRANAAFLIAKWLVDCDKVAYGDHAEMDIPVATSEGMQSDVMAGMMAHMKFLTTDNLKAQVELAKLVILESENVINKSYEDAEAHLSTLKTDISETCSVFKESLQDLQREILDIKENCKGFQTSRTGLQSVAAAKSLKCHLLHQIKCEIAEANQSLKSIKDCIKTKASMPVHLPNDEDAIEKASWSSLSLTSSSDYSIESIASGNNLIGSHCSVNMTEVVDDTKLEEVSPQSDSGFSESSGTFGLRNELWMQLDVFHKLYVWLTTILNESEIGEHSHTEELPSLGLTMEIYDAASQNNIEALPDDASPAKSFFKKFEEAHTTMKEADYALKALLKANENAQVLNNIWRQASEELMVEKSNLIDELEKLRYSISLKERENELLQDQIHYTLVETADSISLLEGCFKQMQRQIEDKFKVLYSDALSMSQEMLFTICNSRSSLEDICSEVIKKELSLFVLYHCHFGDFVPKTLNLSSELYSHPLQRPELHSAINTLVKSPSISQGENVDHPKKSTEGEDGRKQLKNLEDQDQDLSQNDLIYENFSLKKELKRKEDLLEGLLFDLHLLQESASNSQEIKDESEKLMLGLKEVCLQLEIKTNQVDDLLVQHSKLENRLSDAENALEQAKQTIDSLLDENAEMRMLLEDLYHKKSEAEEGLEEQKEVVKELEKEILHLNYSLEKDLLSSIKGIEEDLRKVTSDRDELREEIFSLNDQLEMVRALADENEAIAVEARQESEASKIYAEQKEEEVKILEHSVEELESTVNVLEKKVYELDEEVERHRFIRISLEHELQFLRDRLSKVDSFVDVVHSVNSNVEQTEDLFPRQMHDKLLQLHEAHDQIRILEREKEELSIEIKQCKEYISEIVLHSEAQASQYQLKYKTLEAMIRELKTDLPTSTSTVPISDKNEKTSTRSRGSSSPFRCISSLVQQMNSEKDQELSNARLRIEELEALSASRQKEIYMLNTRLAAAESMTHDVIRDLLGVKLDMTNYANLIDQHQVQKLLKEANQQAEEFLAKEQEILNLRKQVTDLVEEKESCLHEINKKDADILTAQLTLEQLQQRDQLLSAQNEMLKMDKSNLIKKVAELDELITTSSKEKQINQALQIKENGSLNLGSVNLNNKRLPHSERLVSLMNNEMGQFRKTNGRLQHHDKTCGSSQGFDAKYRENSTERERFM